The nucleotide window ATCACCATCGGGCCGCTGGTGGTCGAGGCGGTCCGCAGGATCACCGATCTGCCCCTGGACGTTCACCTGATGATCGAGGAACCGGACCGTTATCTGGAGGATTTTGCCGCGGCCGGGGCGGACTGGATCACCGTGCATGTGGAGGTCTGCCGCCATTTGCATCGAACCGTGGCCAGGATCCGCGAACTGGGCAAAAAGGCCGGGGTGGTGCTCAATCCGGCCACCCCCCTTTCCACCCTTGACCTTATCCTCGGAGATGTCGACCTGGTGATGTTGATGAGCGTCAATCCCGGGTTCGGCGGCCAGTCCTTTATCCCTTTCACAGTGGACAAGGTCCGGCGCCTCAGGGAGATGATCGTCTCCCGTAACCTGGAGGCGGGCATTGAACTGGACGGCGGGATCGGCCCGGACACCATCGCCGCGGTGGCCGCGGCCGGGGCCAATATCTTTGTCGCCGGCTCAGCGGTGTTCGGCCGGCCGGACTACGGAAAGGTGATTGCCGAGATGAAAGCCATTATCAACGGGCATTGATCCGGCGCCATGAGCGGGAACCGGAAACCCGGAGGGAGAGATGGTTATGGCCCAGTGGAAGAATTTTGATCGTCTGCCGGCCCATCAGGTTTTGCAGCGCTTGGCGACCCGGCCCTATGACCTGACCCGGCCCGGGGCGATCACTGAAAAACGGCTGGCCGCCTCTGTCTGCCGCGGGGCTGGTATCGAACTCCATTACGGGATGCAGCGGCTGGACCGGGAGGTGCTGGCCGGGCTGCAACAGCTGGCCGAACAAAGCGGGGCGGTTGCCCGCTTCCTGGAGATGAAAAAGGGGGCGGTGGTCAACCGGATCGAGGGGTATGCCAGTGAAGAGCGGCAGGTACTCCATACCGCCTGCCGCGACCTGTTCAGCGACCCGCCCCTGGCCCCGGCGGCCAGCGGCCGGGCCCGGCAGGAACTGGCCAAGCTGAAAATCTTCCTGGCTGAGCTTGATTCCGCCGAGCTGACCAATTCCCAGGGCCAACCCTTTACCGATCTGGTCCAGATAGGTATCGGCGGCTCGGACCTGGGGCCGCGGGCCCTGGCCCTGGCGCTCGCCGCCTATCAACTGCCCGGCCGGCGGGTCCATTTTATCGCCAATGTTGATCCCGACGATGCGGCCTCGCTGCTCAAAGGGCTGGACCTGTCCCGCACCCTGGTCAACGTGGTTTCCAAGAGCGGTTCCACCCTGGAGACCCTGACCAACGAAGAGCTGGCGCGGACCGCATTCAGCCGGGCCGGCCTGGACCCGGGCCGACATTTTGTCGCGGTCACCGGCCAGGACAGCCCCATGGATAACCCGGAGCGCTATCTCCGCTCCTTTTATATATTTGATTCCATTGGCGGCCGCTACAGCGCCACCTCCATGGTCGGCGCGGTGGCGCTCGGTTTCCAGCTGGGCTACGAGGGCTTTGCGCAGATCCTCCGGGGGGCCCATGCCATGGATCTGGTCGCGGAAGAGGAGAATATTCTCAATAACCCGCCCCTGCTCCTGGCGCTGATCGGCATCTGGAACCGCAACTTCCTGGGCCATGACACCGTGGCGGTGCTTCCCTACAGCCAGGCCCTGATCCGCTTTGCCGCCCACCTCCAGCAATGCGATATGGAGAGTAACGGCAAGTCGGTGACCCGGCAGGGCGAGCCGGTCTCCCATCATACCGGGCCGATTCTCTGGGGCGAGCCCGGCACCAACGGCCAGCATGCCTTTTACCAACTGCTCCACCAGGGTACCACCGTGGTGCCGGTGGAGTTCATCGGGTTCCGCCGGAGCCAGTACCAGGAGGATCTGCTGGTCCGCTCCACCACCTCCCAGGAGAAGCTGCTCGCCAATCTCCTGGCCCAGTCCCTGGCCCTGGCCATTGGGCAGGCCAGCGACAACCCCAACCAGGTCTTTGCCGGCAATCGGCCCAACAGCGTCCTGTGGGCCGACCGGCTGACCCCCTACAGCATGGGGGCCCTGCTCGCCCTGTACGAGGCCAAGATTGTGTTCCAGGGGTTTATCTGGAACATCAATTCCTTTGACCAGGAAGGGGTGCAACTGGGCAAGGTGCTGGCCAACCGGCTGCTCGATCATTTTGCCGGGAGGCGCGAGAGCCGGCCCACTGATCCGGCCCAGGACCCCCTGGATCTGGCCCTGCTCCGGAATGCCGGCCTGCTGGCCGACAAGCAAGAGAAGCACTGACAGCAACGCCCCTTGCGGCAAGTGGACAGGCCTGCGCGGCTGCTGGTTCTCCCGTTGAATTTTCGCGCACTATTGGCTAAGGTGCTTGCCGCATGCTGCAATAAGCCTGTCTTCTTGGCCCGCTCGGTTCCTGCGGAACAGGATACGCATTCCGGTACCGGGCCGGCCCCCTTTAAAGTCGGCATCTGTCCAAGGACATAACGGTGAAAATAGGCCTGGCACAAATCAACCCGGTGATCGGCGATTTTGCCCATAACCGGGCCCGGATCGTTCATTGGGCCGAAAGGGCCCGGGACCAGGGCTGCGAACTGGTGGTCTTCCCGGAGTTGGCCCTGTGCGGCTATCCGCCCCAGGATCTGCTGGAGCGCGCCTCGTTTCTGGTTGACCATGACCGGGCCCTTGGCCGGCTGATGAGAGATATATCCGGGATCGGGGTACTCTGCGGGATTCTGGAGCGTCATGCCGACGGCTCGGGCAAACCGCTGCACAACAGCGCCGTGCTTTTTGAAGAGGGCGAGATCCTGTTCACGGCCCGCAAACAGCTGCTGCCGGTCTACGACGTGTTTGACGAGAGCCGCTACTTCAGTCCCGGCACGGTCAACACCGTCTGTCATTACAAGGGGCTCTTCCTGGGAGTGACCATCTGCGAGGATGTCTGGAACGACAAGGATATCTTTAACCGCAGGCTGTATGAACTGGACCCGGTGGCTGAACTGGCCGGCGCGGAACCCGGGCTCAACTGTCTGATCAACCTCTCGGCCTCGCCTTTTCACCTGGGCAAGAACGCCTTGAAAGACGAGATATTCGGCAGGCTCTGCCAGAGGTATAACCTGCCCCTGCTCTATGTCAACCAGGTCGGCGGCCAGGACGACCTGCTCTTTGACGGCCGGAGCAGGGTCCTGGATCCGGCCGGCCGGGTCATCGTCCGGGCGGCCCGGTTCCAGGAAGACCTGGTGGTGGTGAACAGTGATGCCTGGTCCGGGTCGCAACCACTGGCCGCGGCATCAACGGACAACAACGGCGACGAGGTGGCGGCGGTGTTCGAGGCCCTGGTCATGGGGGTGCGGGACTATGTGGGCAAATGCGGTTTTTCCTCGGTGGTGCTGGGATTGAGCGGCGGCATTGATTCGGCCCTGACCTGTGTTATTGCCTGCGCGGCCCTGGGTGCGGAAAACGTGCTCGGCGTGGCCCTGCCGTCGCCCTATACCTCCAGGGAATCCATTGAGGATGCCCGGGCACTGGCCGCCAACCTGGGCTGTAACTTTGAGCTGGTTCGGATCTCCCCGGTTTTTTCCGTGATGCGGCAGACCCTGGCGCCGCTCTTTGCCGGCCGGGCCCCGGATGTCACCGAGCAGAACCTCCAGGCCCGGATCCGCGGCAACCTGTTGATGGCGCTGTCCAACAAGTTCGGCCACCTCCTGCTCTCCACCGGCAACAAGTCGGAGATGGCAGTGGGCTACTGCACCCTGTACGGTGACATGAGCGGCGGCCTGGCGGTGATCGGTGATGTGCCCAAGTTGCTGGTCTACCAACTGGCCGGTTATGTGAACCGCGACCAGGAGTTGATCCCGGGCCGGACCATAACGAAACCTCCCTCGGCCGAACTGGCCCCGAACCAGCGCGATGAGGACGATCTGCCGCCCTATGCGGTGCTTGATCCCATCCTGGCCGCCTATCTGGAGCAGGATCGTTCGGTGGACGAGATCGTGGCCCTGGGCTTTGACCGGGCCACGGTGGCCGATGTGGTGCGCAGGATCCGGATCAACGAGTACAAACGCAAACAGGCCCCGCCGGTGTTAAAGGTGACCACCAAGGCCTTTGGCCAGGGACGGCGCTATCCCACGGCCCAGAATTATTTAGAAGGCGCGTGACAGGGATCAGAAGCCAGAGGGCAGAAGACAGTGAAAAATAGTTAATAGTTATTTGTTAATGGTAACAGAATGTTATAATCATTTAACCAATAACCAATAACCAATAACCAATAACCGTAGCAGGGAATAAAACCATGATTACCCCGGTTGCCGTTAACTCCGAAGCAGGACAAGAGTTGCTCGCCCGTCTTGTTGGCCGGTTCCGTCTGGCCGACGATGGCTGCCAACAGGCGGTGAATGAGATTATCCGGGCGATCCGTACCAATGGCGACCAGGCCCTGCTGGCCTATATCCGCCGGTTCGACGCCCCGGAGATGCAGTTGGCCGGACTCAGGGTCACCCCGGAGGAACTGGACCAGGCCGATAAACTGGTGTCCGACCGGTTGCGCAGTACCATAAGGCTTGCCATTGAGCGGATTCGGACCTTCCACCAGCGGGAGATGGAGGAGTCCTGGACCATTGAGCGGGCCGACGGCGCGGTGACCGGCCGCCTGGTCCGGGCGGTGGATTCGGCCGGGCTCTATGTGCCCGGCGGCCAGGGCGGCAAGACCCCCCTGGTCTCATCGGTGTTGATGAACGGGATCCCGGCCGGGATCGCCGGGGTGGCGCGCCGGGTGATGGTCACCCCGCCGGACCGGAACGGCCGGATCAATCCGGCCCTGCTGGTGGCGGCCCGGGAAATAGGGATCAGCGAGATCTACAAGATGGGCAGCGCCTGGGCCGTTGCCGCCCTGGCATACGGCACCGGGACCGTGGCCGGGGTGGATGTGATCGTCGGGCCCGGCAACCAATATGTGACCGAGGCCAAGCGCCAGGTGGCCGGCATGGTCCGGATCGATATGATCGCCGGGCCCAGCGAGGTGCTGATCGTGGCCGATGAAACCGCTGATCCGGCCTTTATTGCCGCGGATATGCTGGCCCAGGCCGAACATGATCCCCAGGCCCTGGCCATGCTGATCACCATTGCGCCATCCCTGGGAGCCCGGGTGGCGGCGGCCCTGGCGGAACAACTCCCCCGGCTCGGCCGGCAGGAGATCGCCCGGGCCTCGCTGGCGGCCCGGGGCGCGATCCTGGAGGCCGACGATCTTGACCAGGCCCTGGAACTGGCCAACCGGCTGGCTGCCGAACATCTGGAGATCATGGTTGCCGACCCCTGGGCCTGCGTCGACCGGATCCGCCATGCCGGGGCCATCTTCCTGGGCAATTATTCGCCCGAAGCGGTGGGCGATTACCTGGCCGGTCCCAACCATGTCCTGCCGACCATGGGCACGGCCCGCTACTCATCGGCCCTGGGGGTGGAGACCTTTTTGAAGAAGAGCAGCATCATCGCCTATAACCAGGCGGCCTTTCGTGCCGACGCAGCAGCGATCCAGGAACTGGCCGAACTGGAGGGGTTGAGCGGTCATGCCGGCTCGGTGGCGATCCGGCTTGGGAACAAGTCCTGAATTCCAGTATGACTGCGGCGGAAGCAAAGGCAAAAGCGAAAAAAATCCTGGAGCAGGGGCTGGCCCGGATGGGCATCAGCCTGCCGGATCCCACCGCAATGGAGCGGTTATCGCTCTACTGTGACGAGTTGTTGAAATGGAACCGCAAGGTCAACCTGGTGGCCCGGGAGGCAACCAGGGCGGAGATCCTGGAAAAGCATTTCCTTGATTCGTTGACCCTGCTGCCGCTCCTGCGGGAGGAGCATAACCGGCGGCCGAGTCTGCTCGACGTGGGCAGCGGCGCTGGTTTCCCGGGATTGGTTCTGAAGATTGCCTGGCCCGGGCTGGTGGTTACCCTGGTGGAGCCGCGGCGCAAGCGGGCCTTTTTTCTCCGCCATCTGATCCGCACCCTGGGCCTTGAAGGGATCAAGGTCCTGCGGGTCCGGCTGGCAGAGGGAGCTGAACCGGATCCCCTGGCCGGCCAGCGGTTCGATCTGATCACCAGCCGGGCCCTTGCCGATCTCGCCACCTTTCTGGCCCTGGTTGCCCCCTATCTCCGGCCGGCCGGCCGGATTATCGCCATGAAGGGCCCGCGCGGCACGGCTGAACTCGATTCCCTGGGCAAGAACCCGGCCTGGCCCCTGATCAGCAGCCGCACCTGGCAGCTCCCCTTTTCCAAGGGGCAGCGGTTGTTGCTGGTTTTCGGAGGGGGTAATAACCGTTCAAGCCGTTCGAACGTTTAAACGGTTTAAACGCTCAAACGGTTTATATGAAAGTCGTGCCGGACGAAGCTCGCTGTCCGGGGAGATTTTCATGGTTGGTTGTGGCTGCGGCCCCAAAATCATGGTCCAGCCATGCTGGTTAGTCGGAGCGGCCGAAGAACATATAGACCACCACTGCCAGGACCCCGGCCGCGCCGAACACCAAGGGCAGGACCTTGTTGAGCTGCACCCCGTCGTTGGTGGAGAGTTCCTGGACGTACTGGGTGCCGGTGAAGGCCCAGCAGCCGATAAAAATGCCCAGCAGGATCAGGTACTTGAAGGACTGCCGGTAGAGCAGGTACCCCACCAGGCAGACAAAGGGAACCAGGAAGTAGGGATTGGTGAACAGCCCGCTTAAATCAATTTCGCTGATCTGGGAAGGCACCTGGGTCGAGGCCCACCACTCGCTGATTTTGGTTATAAATCCAGACATACGGTTCCCTCTCTTTTTTGGTTATTTTTTGGTCCGTTTCTGGGATGTCTTGAATACCTGGATGGCGCAGTAGGAGCCGCACATACTACAGGTGGGCCCTTTGTCGGAACCACCCTCGTGGCGGAAGCGGGCCGCCTTTTCCGGATCAAGGGACAGCTCGATCTGGCCCTTCCAGTCAAGGTTGTTGCGTTTTTTGGCCATGGCGATGTCCCGGTCAAGGGCGCCGGCCACCCCCTTGACGATATCAGCCGCATGGGCGGCGATCCTGGAGGCGATCACCCCCTCGCGCACATCGTCGGGATTGGGCAGCTTGAGGTGCTCGGCCGGGGTGACGTAGCAGAGGTAGTCAGCCCCGGCCGCCGCGGCAATGGCGCCGCCGATGGCGCCGGTGATATGATCGTAGCCCGGGGCGATGTCGGTGACCAGCGGGCCGAGCACATAGAACGGGGCGTTCTTGCAGAGCTTTTTCTGGAGCAGGACATTGGCCTCGATCTGGTCCATCGGCATGTGGCCGGGCCCCTCGATGATCACCTGAACCCCGGCGTCCCACGCCCGTTCGGTCAACTCGCCCAGGTGGATCAACTCCTGGATCTGGTTGCGGTCGGTGGCATCGGCCAGGCAGCCGGGCCGGATGCCGTCGCCCAGGCTCAGGGTCACCTCATGTTCCTTGAGGATGGCGAGCAGGTCGTCGAACTGCTCGAACAGCGGGTTCTCCTTGTTGTTCCTGGTCATCCAGTCAATGGTAAACGATCCGCCGCGGCTGACCACGCCCAGCAGCCGTTTCTGGCTCTTGAACCGCTCCAGGGTGTTGCGGGTGATCCCGCAGTGGATGGTCATGAAGTCCACCCCGTCGATGGCCTGTTTCTCAATGGTCTTGAAGATGTGGTCCACCCTGACGTCGGCGATCTGTTTTTTCTGCTCTTCCACGGTCTCGGCAACCGCCTGGTAGATGGGCACCGTGCCCAGGGGCACCGGACAGTTGGCCAGGATCCCCCGGCGCACCGCGTCCAGGTCGCCGCCCATGCTCAGATCCATCAGGGTATCGGCGCCCGCCTTGACCGCAACGCATAGTTTCTGCATCTCCCGCTCCAGCTCGGGAAAATCCTTGGACGAGCCGATATTGGCGTTGATCTTGGTGGCCAGCCCCTTGCCGATGGCCATGATCTTTTCAAAGTTATGGTGTTTGTTTCTGGGAATGGCGATGGTGCCGGCTGCCACCCCGGCCATCAGGGTCTGGGGATCGATCCCCTCATGTTCGGCGCAGGAGGTGAAAAGGGGGGTCTGTTCCTGGTTTACGGCATCTTCACGTATGCTCATCAATCTTTCTCCACAATGTGGTCTGCGGCAACCAGCCGCTTCGGCTGATCTCAATAAGGGAGGTCGGAAGAAGGGGGTTGCGCCGGGTTATCTGCTGAACGTTGCCGGGTGTCCCGGTGCGGGGTAAACCGGGCCGGGATTTTTATATAGAAGGTATAACCAGGGTTCGTTGCGGCAACCTGTTTTTTAGAATCCCAGAGGATACCAGTGGCCTGGCCCGCATGTCAA belongs to Desulfobacterales bacterium and includes:
- a CDS encoding glucose-6-phosphate isomerase, which produces MVMAQWKNFDRLPAHQVLQRLATRPYDLTRPGAITEKRLAASVCRGAGIELHYGMQRLDREVLAGLQQLAEQSGAVARFLEMKKGAVVNRIEGYASEERQVLHTACRDLFSDPPLAPAASGRARQELAKLKIFLAELDSAELTNSQGQPFTDLVQIGIGGSDLGPRALALALAAYQLPGRRVHFIANVDPDDAASLLKGLDLSRTLVNVVSKSGSTLETLTNEELARTAFSRAGLDPGRHFVAVTGQDSPMDNPERYLRSFYIFDSIGGRYSATSMVGAVALGFQLGYEGFAQILRGAHAMDLVAEEENILNNPPLLLALIGIWNRNFLGHDTVAVLPYSQALIRFAAHLQQCDMESNGKSVTRQGEPVSHHTGPILWGEPGTNGQHAFYQLLHQGTTVVPVEFIGFRRSQYQEDLLVRSTTSQEKLLANLLAQSLALAIGQASDNPNQVFAGNRPNSVLWADRLTPYSMGALLALYEAKIVFQGFIWNINSFDQEGVQLGKVLANRLLDHFAGRRESRPTDPAQDPLDLALLRNAGLLADKQEKH
- a CDS encoding NAD+ synthase — translated: MKIGLAQINPVIGDFAHNRARIVHWAERARDQGCELVVFPELALCGYPPQDLLERASFLVDHDRALGRLMRDISGIGVLCGILERHADGSGKPLHNSAVLFEEGEILFTARKQLLPVYDVFDESRYFSPGTVNTVCHYKGLFLGVTICEDVWNDKDIFNRRLYELDPVAELAGAEPGLNCLINLSASPFHLGKNALKDEIFGRLCQRYNLPLLYVNQVGGQDDLLFDGRSRVLDPAGRVIVRAARFQEDLVVVNSDAWSGSQPLAAASTDNNGDEVAAVFEALVMGVRDYVGKCGFSSVVLGLSGGIDSALTCVIACAALGAENVLGVALPSPYTSRESIEDARALAANLGCNFELVRISPVFSVMRQTLAPLFAGRAPDVTEQNLQARIRGNLLMALSNKFGHLLLSTGNKSEMAVGYCTLYGDMSGGLAVIGDVPKLLVYQLAGYVNRDQELIPGRTITKPPSAELAPNQRDEDDLPPYAVLDPILAAYLEQDRSVDEIVALGFDRATVADVVRRIRINEYKRKQAPPVLKVTTKAFGQGRRYPTAQNYLEGA
- the rsmG gene encoding 16S rRNA (guanine(527)-N(7))-methyltransferase RsmG; amino-acid sequence: MTAAEAKAKAKKILEQGLARMGISLPDPTAMERLSLYCDELLKWNRKVNLVAREATRAEILEKHFLDSLTLLPLLREEHNRRPSLLDVGSGAGFPGLVLKIAWPGLVVTLVEPRRKRAFFLRHLIRTLGLEGIKVLRVRLAEGAEPDPLAGQRFDLITSRALADLATFLALVAPYLRPAGRIIAMKGPRGTAELDSLGKNPAWPLISSRTWQLPFSKGQRLLLVFGGGNNRSSRSNV
- the rpe gene encoding ribulose-phosphate 3-epimerase — translated: MNLSQENMIAPSILSADFARLGEEIRAVAAAGADVIHVDVMDGHFVPNITIGPLVVEAVRRITDLPLDVHLMIEEPDRYLEDFAAAGADWITVHVEVCRHLHRTVARIRELGKKAGVVLNPATPLSTLDLILGDVDLVMLMSVNPGFGGQSFIPFTVDKVRRLREMIVSRNLEAGIELDGGIGPDTIAAVAAAGANIFVAGSAVFGRPDYGKVIAEMKAIINGH
- the thiC gene encoding phosphomethylpyrimidine synthase ThiC, with protein sequence MSIREDAVNQEQTPLFTSCAEHEGIDPQTLMAGVAAGTIAIPRNKHHNFEKIMAIGKGLATKINANIGSSKDFPELEREMQKLCVAVKAGADTLMDLSMGGDLDAVRRGILANCPVPLGTVPIYQAVAETVEEQKKQIADVRVDHIFKTIEKQAIDGVDFMTIHCGITRNTLERFKSQKRLLGVVSRGGSFTIDWMTRNNKENPLFEQFDDLLAILKEHEVTLSLGDGIRPGCLADATDRNQIQELIHLGELTERAWDAGVQVIIEGPGHMPMDQIEANVLLQKKLCKNAPFYVLGPLVTDIAPGYDHITGAIGGAIAAAAGADYLCYVTPAEHLKLPNPDDVREGVIASRIAAHAADIVKGVAGALDRDIAMAKKRNNLDWKGQIELSLDPEKAARFRHEGGSDKGPTCSMCGSYCAIQVFKTSQKRTKK
- the hisD gene encoding histidinol dehydrogenase gives rise to the protein MITPVAVNSEAGQELLARLVGRFRLADDGCQQAVNEIIRAIRTNGDQALLAYIRRFDAPEMQLAGLRVTPEELDQADKLVSDRLRSTIRLAIERIRTFHQREMEESWTIERADGAVTGRLVRAVDSAGLYVPGGQGGKTPLVSSVLMNGIPAGIAGVARRVMVTPPDRNGRINPALLVAAREIGISEIYKMGSAWAVAALAYGTGTVAGVDVIVGPGNQYVTEAKRQVAGMVRIDMIAGPSEVLIVADETADPAFIAADMLAQAEHDPQALAMLITIAPSLGARVAAALAEQLPRLGRQEIARASLAARGAILEADDLDQALELANRLAAEHLEIMVADPWACVDRIRHAGAIFLGNYSPEAVGDYLAGPNHVLPTMGTARYSSALGVETFLKKSSIIAYNQAAFRADAAAIQELAELEGLSGHAGSVAIRLGNKS